A genomic region of Thunnus albacares chromosome 2, fThuAlb1.1, whole genome shotgun sequence contains the following coding sequences:
- the lrrc75ba gene encoding leucine-rich repeat-containing protein 75B: MGSRLSRQSSLDNENFSKKRRKLLDSAGESDRGSRGGGDFLFALMLKSDKLPGMLRRTNHSPYMRRVSWIKEIQKLLRDRRIEQATDVLKLLRKDLGLEGTSLNDILYKNAAFLNLVDPISHELLLSLAREMQCPKKDADTIKSSDKICRQLIYHLTPHSKWLRQSMSRRKSQACLKTTLQKKLSSDSVDLSGIPLSTRDVRQVAFYLQTNRDSVVAVDISFTDLQDDNLRFLLPLLASLPKLSTLALNGNRLTLAILKDLTEMLKDPKMFSSLAWIDLGNNVDIFTMPQPLLVALRRRCSLKSSLPTIYEYTEGQPYCYHLETSIEEPSHYEEEEEDEEEAEDDEDDMGNKFELEPWGLGEKQLSKDFTLHYCER; encoded by the exons atggGTTCCAGACTGAGCAGGCAGAGCAGCCTGGACAATGAGAATTTCTCCAAAAAGCGACGCAAGCTTCTAGATAGCGCGGGAGAGAGCGACAGGGGCAGTCGGGGCGGCGGGGACTTTCTGTTTGCTCTGATGCTGAAATCAGACAAGCTGCCTGGGATGCTGCGGAGGACCAACCACAGCCCATACATGAGGCGAGTGTCGTGGATCAAAGAGATACAGAAGCTGCTCCGTGATCGCAGGATCGAGCAGGCAACCGACGTGCTCAAATTACTGAGGAAG GATCTGGGTTTGGAAGGCACCTCACTAAACGACATCTTATACAAGAATGCTGCCTTCCTCAACCTGGTGGACCCAATCTCACATGAGCTGCTGCTGAGTTTGGCCCGAGAGATGCAGTGTCCTAAGAAG GATGCAGACACCATAAAGTCTTCAGATAAGATTTGCAGACAGCTGATCTACCACCTGACCCCGCACTCAAAGTGGCTGAGGCAGAGCATGTCCAGACGGAAATCCCAGGCCTG TCTCAAGACAACCCTACAGAAAAAGCTGTCCAGTGACAGTGTTGACCTGTCCGGCATCCCTCTATCCACCCGTGATGTCCGCCAAGTCGCCTTCTACCTCCAAACCAACAGAGACAGTGTGGTGGCTGTGGACATCAGCTTCACCGATCTCCAAGATGACAACCTGAGGTTCCTCCTGCCTCTTCTGGCTTCGCTGCCCAAACTCAGCACCCTGGCTCTTAACGGTAACCGCCTCACCCTGGCCATACTCAAAGACCTCACAGAGATGCTGAAAGACCCCAAGATGTTCTCCAGCCTGGCCTGGATAGACTTGGGCAACAACGTCGACATTTTCACCATGCCGCAGCCACTGCTAGTCGCTTTACGTCGGCGCTGCAGCCTGAAGAGCAGTCTGCCCACCATCTATGAGTACACGGAGGGCCAGCCCTACTGCTACCACCTGGAGACGTCTATCGAGGAGCCCAGCCACtacgaggaggaagaggaggacgaagaagaggcagaggatgatgaggatgacaTGGGGAACAAATTTGAGTTGGAGCCATGGGGCTTAGGGGAGAAGCAGCTCTCCAAAGACTTCACCCTTCACTACTGTGAGAGGTGA